One Micromonospora eburnea genomic region harbors:
- the dapA gene encoding 4-hydroxy-tetrahydrodipicolinate synthase — protein MTHDHPAAPDRSASRPFGRLITAMVTPFAADGSLDLDGAVRLAQHLVDEQGNDALVLNGTTGESPTTSDAEKENLIRAVVEAVGDRARILAGVGTNDTRHTIELAAQAEKAGAHGLLVVTPYYNKPPQSGLLRHFTAVADGTGLPIMLYDIPHRAGTAIATDTLVRLAEHGRIVAVKDAKGDLTATSEVLARTDLAYYSGEDALTLPALAVGTVGVVGTSTHFTGVQTKQMIEAYEAGDHATALALHRRLLPLYTGIFRTQGVILVKAGLAAKGLPAGPVRPPLVDATADELAQLRADCAAAGLALPE, from the coding sequence ATGACGCACGACCACCCTGCCGCTCCCGACCGGAGCGCGTCGCGCCCGTTCGGGCGACTGATCACGGCCATGGTGACCCCGTTCGCCGCCGACGGGTCGCTCGACCTGGACGGCGCCGTACGGCTCGCCCAGCACCTCGTCGACGAGCAGGGCAACGACGCGCTGGTGCTCAACGGCACCACCGGGGAGTCCCCGACCACCAGCGACGCGGAGAAGGAGAACCTGATCCGGGCCGTGGTGGAGGCGGTCGGCGACCGGGCCCGGATCCTCGCCGGGGTCGGCACCAACGACACCCGGCACACCATCGAGCTGGCCGCGCAGGCGGAGAAGGCCGGCGCGCACGGCCTGCTGGTGGTCACGCCGTACTACAACAAGCCGCCGCAGAGCGGCCTGCTGCGGCACTTCACCGCGGTCGCCGACGGCACCGGCCTGCCGATCATGCTGTACGACATCCCGCACCGGGCCGGCACCGCGATCGCCACCGACACCCTGGTGCGGCTGGCCGAGCACGGCCGGATCGTCGCGGTCAAGGACGCCAAGGGCGATCTCACCGCGACCTCCGAGGTGCTCGCGCGCACCGACCTGGCCTACTACAGCGGCGAGGACGCGCTGACCCTGCCCGCCCTCGCGGTCGGCACGGTCGGCGTCGTCGGCACCTCGACGCACTTCACCGGCGTGCAGACCAAGCAGATGATCGAGGCGTACGAGGCGGGCGACCACGCCACCGCCCTCGCGCTGCACCGGCGGCTGCTGCCGCTGTACACCGGCATCTTCCGTACCCAGGGCGTGATCCTGGTGAAGGCGGGCCTGGCGGCCAAGGGCCTGCCGGCCGGCCCGGTGCGCCCGCCGCTGGTGGACGCCACCGCCGACGAACTGGCCCAGCTCCGCGCCGACTGCGCGGCGGCGGGCCTGGCACTTCCCGAATGA
- a CDS encoding DUF2752 domain-containing protein gives MTSVDRPAPAPDPQAVSVPPPPPPAAAPHVEGAAADPGSAIWPAGAAYQPVEPDRLTRFVLRVHARAPRWAVPLAAVGCVGLGMAYALLSNPTHSSPDALPTCLLKLTTGLDCPGCGGTRALWYVLHADLPAAARHHFVFVFSLPFLAYLFVAWAGKQAFGWRLPELRLSPKVLGGFLAAWFAFSVVRNLPWAPFTSLYV, from the coding sequence GTGACGAGCGTTGACCGGCCGGCCCCCGCGCCCGACCCACAGGCGGTCTCCGTCCCGCCCCCGCCTCCGCCCGCAGCCGCGCCGCACGTCGAAGGCGCGGCGGCCGACCCCGGGTCGGCGATCTGGCCCGCCGGGGCGGCGTACCAGCCCGTCGAACCGGACCGGCTCACCCGCTTCGTGCTGCGGGTGCACGCCCGTGCCCCGCGCTGGGCGGTGCCGCTGGCCGCCGTGGGCTGCGTCGGCCTGGGCATGGCGTACGCGCTGCTGAGCAACCCCACCCACAGCAGCCCGGACGCCCTGCCGACGTGCCTGCTCAAGCTCACCACCGGGCTGGACTGTCCGGGCTGCGGCGGCACCCGGGCCCTGTGGTACGTGCTGCACGCCGATCTGCCAGCCGCCGCCCGGCACCACTTCGTCTTCGTCTTCTCGCTGCCCTTCCTGGCCTACCTTTTCGTCGCCTGGGCCGGGAAGCAGGCGTTCGGCTGGCGGCTGCCGGAGCTGCGGCTCAGCCCGAAGGTGCTCGGCGGCTTCCTCGCCGCGTGGTTCGCCTTCTCGGTGGTGCGCAACCTGCCCTGGGCCCCGTTCACCTCGCTGTACGTCTGA
- a CDS encoding ribonuclease J, with product MTEAHIEGELPPPLPEGGLRIIPLGGLGAIGRNMTVFEYDGKLLIVDCGVLFPDVEQPGVDLILPDFGPILDRLDDVQAIVLTHGHEDHIGAVPYLLAHKADIPLVGSQFTLALVEAKLAERRIQPYTLTVREGERERLGPFECEFFAVNHSIPDALAVAIRTGAGLVLHTGDFKMDQLPLDGRITDLAGFARLGAEGVDLLLSDSTNAEIPGFVTPEREIGPVLDSIFAKARGRIIVASFASHVHRVQQVFDSAIEHGRKVALIGRSMVRNMGIARDLGLLNIPPGLVVGLEEATALPPEQIVLMSTGSQGEPMSALGRMASGDHRHITIAPGDTVVLASSLVPGNETSVYRVINRLARAGAVVVHKDVAKVHVSGHAPAGELLYLLNVTRPSNLMPVHGEWRHLRAHARLGVESGVAPDRVVLCEDGDVVDLVDGRASLVGHVKSRYVYVDGLAVGDVSESLLTERRILGDGGFIAATVVVDSVTGKVVGGPTVSAKGFSEDPEAFSPVVPLVTEALNRAAADGITDPHQLQQIVRRTVGRWVNDAYRRRPMIVPTVVEV from the coding sequence GTGACCGAGGCGCACATCGAGGGTGAACTTCCCCCGCCACTGCCGGAAGGCGGCCTGCGGATCATTCCGCTCGGCGGACTCGGCGCCATCGGCCGGAACATGACCGTTTTCGAGTACGACGGCAAGCTGCTGATCGTCGACTGCGGGGTGCTCTTCCCCGACGTCGAGCAGCCGGGCGTGGACCTGATCCTGCCGGACTTCGGCCCGATCCTGGACCGGCTCGACGACGTCCAGGCGATCGTGCTCACCCACGGCCACGAGGACCACATCGGCGCGGTGCCGTACCTGCTCGCCCACAAGGCGGACATCCCGCTGGTCGGCTCGCAGTTCACGCTGGCCCTGGTCGAGGCGAAGCTGGCCGAGCGGCGCATCCAGCCGTACACGTTGACCGTGCGGGAGGGCGAGCGGGAGCGGCTCGGCCCCTTCGAGTGCGAGTTCTTCGCGGTCAACCACTCGATTCCGGACGCGCTCGCGGTGGCCATCCGGACCGGCGCCGGCCTGGTGCTGCACACCGGTGACTTCAAGATGGACCAGCTTCCGCTGGACGGCCGGATCACCGACCTGGCCGGCTTCGCCCGGCTCGGCGCCGAGGGCGTGGACCTACTCCTGTCGGACTCCACCAACGCGGAGATCCCCGGCTTCGTCACCCCGGAACGCGAGATCGGTCCGGTGCTCGACTCGATCTTCGCCAAGGCGCGCGGCCGGATCATCGTCGCCTCGTTCGCCTCGCACGTGCACCGGGTGCAGCAGGTCTTCGACTCGGCGATCGAGCATGGCCGCAAGGTCGCCCTGATCGGCCGGTCGATGGTCCGCAACATGGGCATCGCCCGCGACCTCGGCCTGCTGAACATCCCGCCCGGCCTGGTGGTCGGGCTGGAGGAGGCCACCGCCCTGCCGCCCGAGCAGATCGTGCTGATGTCCACCGGCTCCCAGGGCGAGCCGATGAGCGCGCTGGGCCGGATGGCCAGCGGCGACCACCGGCACATCACCATCGCCCCCGGCGACACGGTGGTGCTCGCGTCGTCCCTGGTGCCCGGCAACGAGACCTCGGTCTACCGGGTGATCAACCGGTTGGCCCGGGCCGGCGCGGTGGTCGTGCACAAGGACGTGGCCAAGGTGCACGTCTCCGGTCACGCCCCCGCCGGCGAGCTGCTGTACCTGCTCAACGTCACCCGCCCGAGCAACCTGATGCCGGTGCACGGCGAGTGGCGGCACCTGCGGGCGCACGCCCGGCTCGGCGTCGAGTCCGGCGTCGCCCCCGACCGGGTGGTGCTCTGCGAGGACGGCGACGTCGTCGACCTGGTGGACGGGCGGGCCAGCCTGGTCGGCCACGTGAAGAGCCGGTACGTCTACGTCGACGGTCTCGCCGTCGGGGACGTCAGCGAGTCGCTGCTCACCGAGCGGCGGATCCTCGGCGACGGCGGCTTCATCGCCGCCACCGTCGTGGTCGACTCGGTCACCGGCAAGGTGGTCGGCGGCCCGACCGTCTCCGCGAAGGGGTTCTCCGAGGACCCGGAGGCGTTCAGCCCGGTCGTCCCGCTGGTCACCGAGGCGCTCAACCGGGCCGCCGCGGACGGCATCACCGACCCGCACCAGCTCCAGCAGATCGTCCGGCGCACCGTCGGGCGCTGGGTCAACGACGCGTACCGCCGCCGGCCGATGATCGTCCCGACGGTCGTCGAGGTCTGA
- a CDS encoding FtsK/SpoIIIE family DNA translocase: MAGRTSQASRRRGASPRGTTNSRARQPAKKAAKAAPRRRPAARPSPAAYAGRAVGALWMGLAHGLGWAVRAAGRHAASARDLDPEHRRDGAGLLLFGLAILSAVAIWFGGAGPVGARLADTVRLFLGAIAIVVPVLLMVGAWRLLRTPSDPAHRGRGLVGWGSMLLATAAMLHIGQDPANGVQRDYAGGLLGAGVGDLLKAAVTAWVAVPLLVLLLVFGLLVVTATPINKIPERLGLLAGNLIGAPATDDAEAEATPKPARKRPAKRVPPPADLVDPDDLDDLDGADLQDTLVLPRKRPAKVPATRKPVEPPEHSPMPSRAEQLALTGLAGDYTLPPANMLGSGAAPKSRSKANDEVIAALTGVFEQFDVDAAVTGFTRGPTVTRYEVELGPGVKVERITQLSRNIAYAVKSPDVRILSPIPGKSAVGVEIPNTDPENVALGDVLRSRAATGDHHPMVVALGKDIEGGYVVANLAKMPHILIAGATGAGKSSCLNSLLVSILTRATPDEVRLLLIDPKRVEMTGYEGIPHLVTPIVTNPKKAADSLEWVVREMDMRYDDLAANGVRHIDDFNRKVRTGEIKAPPGSERELRPYPYLLVIVDELADLMMVAPRDVEDSIVRITQLARAAGIHLVLATQRPSVDVVTGLIKANVPSRLAFATSSLADSRVILDQPGAEKLLGRGDGLFLPMGASKPLRIQGAWVTEREIADVVKFCKNQREPEFRSDVLTVAQDSKKKIDEDIGDDLDLLVQAVELVVTSQFGSTSMLQRKLRVGFAKAGRLMDLMETRGVVGPSEGSKARDVLVKPDELEEVLAGLRGEE; the protein is encoded by the coding sequence ATGGCGGGCCGTACCTCTCAGGCGAGCCGGCGGCGCGGCGCGTCGCCGCGTGGCACCACGAACAGCCGTGCCCGTCAGCCGGCGAAGAAGGCCGCCAAGGCGGCTCCCCGGCGGCGGCCCGCGGCCCGGCCGAGTCCGGCCGCCTACGCCGGTCGTGCGGTGGGCGCACTGTGGATGGGGCTCGCGCACGGCCTGGGCTGGGCGGTACGGGCCGCCGGCCGGCACGCCGCCTCGGCCCGTGACCTCGACCCGGAGCACCGCCGCGACGGCGCCGGGCTGCTGCTGTTCGGCCTCGCCATCCTCAGCGCGGTGGCCATCTGGTTCGGCGGCGCCGGGCCGGTCGGCGCACGCCTGGCCGACACCGTCCGGCTCTTCCTCGGCGCGATCGCGATCGTGGTGCCGGTGCTGCTGATGGTCGGCGCCTGGCGGCTGCTGCGTACCCCGTCCGACCCCGCCCACCGGGGGCGCGGCCTGGTCGGCTGGGGTTCGATGCTGCTCGCCACCGCGGCGATGCTGCACATCGGACAGGACCCGGCCAACGGGGTGCAGCGGGACTACGCCGGCGGCCTGCTCGGCGCGGGCGTGGGCGACCTGCTGAAGGCCGCCGTCACCGCCTGGGTGGCCGTGCCGCTGCTCGTCCTGCTGCTGGTCTTCGGCCTGCTGGTGGTCACCGCGACCCCGATCAACAAGATCCCGGAACGGCTCGGGCTGCTCGCCGGCAATCTCATCGGGGCGCCGGCCACCGACGACGCCGAGGCCGAGGCGACGCCGAAGCCGGCCCGCAAGCGCCCGGCCAAGCGCGTCCCGCCGCCGGCGGACCTGGTGGACCCGGACGACCTCGACGACCTCGACGGCGCCGATCTGCAGGACACCCTGGTGCTGCCGCGCAAGCGGCCGGCGAAGGTGCCGGCGACCCGCAAACCGGTGGAGCCGCCGGAGCACTCGCCGATGCCCAGCCGGGCCGAGCAGCTCGCCCTGACCGGGCTGGCCGGCGACTACACCCTGCCGCCGGCCAACATGCTCGGCAGCGGCGCCGCGCCGAAGAGCCGGAGCAAGGCCAACGACGAGGTGATCGCCGCGCTGACCGGCGTCTTCGAACAGTTCGACGTGGACGCCGCGGTCACCGGCTTCACCCGCGGCCCGACGGTCACCCGGTACGAGGTCGAGCTGGGCCCGGGCGTCAAGGTGGAGCGGATCACGCAGCTCTCCCGCAACATCGCGTACGCGGTGAAGTCACCGGACGTGCGGATCCTGAGCCCGATCCCGGGCAAGAGCGCGGTCGGTGTGGAGATCCCGAACACCGACCCGGAGAACGTGGCTCTCGGCGACGTGCTCCGCTCGCGGGCCGCCACCGGCGACCACCATCCGATGGTGGTGGCGCTGGGCAAGGACATCGAGGGCGGTTACGTGGTGGCCAACCTCGCGAAGATGCCGCATATCCTGATCGCGGGCGCGACCGGCGCGGGTAAGTCGTCCTGCCTGAACTCGCTGCTCGTGTCGATCCTCACCCGGGCTACCCCGGACGAGGTGCGGCTGCTGCTGATCGACCCCAAGCGGGTCGAGATGACCGGCTACGAGGGCATCCCGCACCTGGTCACCCCGATCGTGACCAACCCGAAGAAGGCGGCCGACTCGCTGGAGTGGGTCGTCCGTGAGATGGACATGCGCTACGACGACCTCGCCGCCAACGGGGTCCGGCACATCGACGACTTCAACCGCAAGGTGCGTACCGGCGAGATCAAGGCCCCGCCGGGCAGCGAGCGCGAGCTGCGGCCGTACCCGTACCTGCTGGTGATCGTGGACGAGCTGGCCGACCTGATGATGGTCGCGCCGCGGGACGTGGAGGACTCCATCGTCCGGATCACGCAGCTCGCCCGGGCCGCCGGCATCCACCTGGTGCTGGCCACCCAGCGCCCCTCGGTCGACGTGGTGACCGGTCTGATCAAGGCGAACGTGCCGTCCCGGCTGGCGTTCGCCACCTCCTCGCTCGCCGACTCCCGGGTCATCCTCGACCAGCCGGGGGCGGAGAAGCTGCTCGGCCGGGGTGACGGCCTCTTCCTGCCGATGGGCGCGTCGAAGCCGCTCCGGATCCAGGGCGCCTGGGTGACCGAGCGCGAGATCGCCGACGTGGTGAAGTTCTGCAAGAACCAGCGCGAGCCGGAGTTCCGCTCGGACGTGCTGACCGTGGCCCAGGACAGCAAGAAGAAGATCGACGAGGACATCGGCGACGACCTGGACCTGCTGGTGCAGGCGGTGGAGCTGGTGGTCACCTCGCAGTTCGGCTCCACGTCGATGCTCCAACGCAAGCTGCGGGTCGGTTTCGCCAAGGCGGGCCGGCTGATGGACCTGATGGAGACCCGGGGCGTGGTCGGGCCGTCCGAGGGTTCCAAGGCCCGCGACGTGCTGGTCAAGCCGGACGAGCTGGAGGAGGTCCTGGCGGGCCTCCGCGGCGAGGAGTAG
- the thyX gene encoding FAD-dependent thymidylate synthase — protein sequence MVQPQVKLIAWTQFQAPDDVPWSTDAEGGQALAEFAGRACYQSWKKPNPATATNAGYLAHILEVGHLSVLEHGSVSFYFSGVSRSFTHELIRHRHFSYSQLSQRYVPERDAAMVEPAVIADDPELHKKFVEASEAAVRAYTELLAGLEARFVDEPNPTLRRKQARQAARAVLPNATETRIVVTGNYRAWRHFVKMRATEHADVEIRELAVECLRQLQGVAPNVFADFVISTLPDGTEVAASPHAE from the coding sequence ATGGTGCAGCCCCAGGTCAAGCTCATCGCGTGGACCCAGTTCCAGGCCCCGGACGACGTGCCGTGGTCGACCGACGCCGAGGGCGGTCAGGCGCTCGCCGAGTTCGCCGGTCGGGCCTGCTACCAGAGCTGGAAGAAGCCGAACCCGGCCACCGCGACCAACGCCGGCTACCTGGCGCACATCCTTGAGGTCGGGCACCTGAGCGTGCTGGAGCACGGCTCGGTGAGCTTCTACTTCAGCGGGGTCTCCCGCTCGTTCACCCACGAGCTGATCCGGCACCGGCACTTCTCGTACTCCCAGCTCTCCCAGCGGTACGTCCCGGAGCGGGACGCGGCCATGGTCGAGCCGGCGGTGATCGCCGACGACCCGGAGCTGCACAAGAAGTTCGTCGAGGCGAGCGAGGCGGCCGTGCGGGCGTACACCGAGCTGCTGGCGGGCCTGGAGGCCCGCTTCGTCGACGAGCCCAACCCGACGCTGCGCCGCAAGCAGGCCCGGCAGGCGGCCCGCGCGGTGCTGCCCAACGCCACCGAGACCCGGATCGTGGTCACCGGCAACTACCGGGCCTGGCGGCACTTCGTCAAGATGCGGGCCACCGAGCACGCCGACGTGGAGATCCGCGAGCTGGCCGTGGAGTGCCTGCGGCAGCTCCAGGGGGTCGCGCCGAACGTCTTCGCCGACTTCGTGATCTCCACGCTGCCCGACGGCACCGAGGTCGCGGCCAGCCCGCACGCCGAGTGA
- a CDS encoding TetR/AcrR family transcriptional regulator translates to MDGTTDAVGTRGKRADAQRNIAAILDAALECLVRNPDANIAEIARRAGVGRVTLYGHFSSREDLIGQLFTRTLDRADRALDSVDLTGDPRAALSRLVASSWQIVDQFRHLLDAAQRSLPPARIRAAHEGPMRRIAGLIERGQAEGVFRTDLPATWMVALVHTVVHAAADEIADGRLAEQDAARVIDATLQAAYTPPAG, encoded by the coding sequence GTGGACGGGACCACCGACGCCGTCGGGACGCGGGGCAAGCGGGCGGACGCGCAACGGAACATCGCCGCGATCCTCGACGCGGCACTGGAGTGCCTGGTCCGGAACCCGGACGCCAACATCGCCGAGATCGCGCGGCGCGCCGGGGTCGGCCGGGTGACTCTCTACGGCCACTTCTCGTCCCGCGAGGACCTCATCGGCCAGCTGTTCACCCGAACCCTGGACCGGGCGGACCGGGCGTTGGATTCGGTGGACCTGACCGGCGATCCCCGGGCAGCCCTCAGCCGCCTCGTCGCGTCGAGCTGGCAGATCGTCGACCAGTTCCGGCACCTGCTCGACGCCGCCCAGCGGTCACTGCCACCCGCCCGTATCCGAGCCGCGCACGAGGGGCCGATGCGCCGCATCGCCGGCCTGATCGAGCGCGGTCAGGCCGAGGGCGTGTTCCGCACCGACCTGCCCGCGACCTGGATGGTCGCGCTGGTCCACACCGTGGTGCACGCGGCGGCGGACGAGATCGCCGACGGGCGCCTCGCCGAACAGGACGCCGCCCGCGTCATCGACGCGACCCTGCAGGCCGCGTACACGCCACCGGCCGGGTGA
- a CDS encoding YbjN domain-containing protein gives MASPEIEDGPDGPLAGHPQALRPLTGELIAAVLANRGYAVAEHADGDLVGRWEQGLIWFHRRGVAGELLQVRMVAAHRFGIERVPDLYAFCNSWNHDRLWPKAFVHVADDGLAQVCGEVTTDLERGVTPHQLDQFLDRGIATGCQLAAAVGRLPGGSVR, from the coding sequence ATGGCGTCGCCGGAGATCGAGGACGGTCCGGACGGCCCCCTGGCCGGACACCCGCAGGCGTTGCGGCCGCTGACCGGCGAGCTGATCGCCGCCGTGCTCGCCAACCGGGGGTACGCGGTGGCCGAACACGCCGACGGCGACCTGGTGGGCCGCTGGGAACAGGGCCTGATCTGGTTCCACCGCCGGGGCGTCGCCGGGGAGCTGTTGCAGGTCCGCATGGTCGCCGCGCACCGCTTCGGCATCGAGCGGGTTCCCGACCTGTACGCGTTCTGCAACTCCTGGAACCACGACCGGCTCTGGCCGAAGGCGTTCGTGCACGTGGCCGACGACGGGCTGGCCCAGGTCTGCGGCGAGGTCACCACCGACCTGGAACGCGGCGTCACCCCGCACCAGCTCGACCAGTTCCTCGACCGCGGCATCGCCACCGGCTGCCAGCTCGCCGCCGCCGTGGGCCGCCTGCCCGGCGGGTCGGTCCGGTGA
- a CDS encoding YbjN domain-containing protein, translated as MTTFRDRGLADALADARDLPDGEARCAELERIAARADATGDPRTGLAARFALIEAYLHLGERWRLVEPVRRCLAALDRYPGLLDGRAGDAERLRRHQRQAVEALFGTPRISLDQARSLLDDLAERLGPDADPVAELRCRLADHLGDEPTARREYARWPDGRSDSARRTPRHDPEQPDGRSGPTGSAARDPAAAGRRSRRGGDGVAAASGADVADDSAGRRSASDISSTVGLGHGCPGCAPARRAELLAGWGEPAAALAALRPVFDGEVSCTDQPERALAVALLPWLRTGAATRAARAHVRAYRRHRRERTAFPLLAAHLRFCALGGHLDHGLDLLAEQLPRLDRPADDLSAMEFAAAGALLCGLAVEAGLGGRRMHRPGHGARPAAEVDVATLGGQLQALAIELAGSFDARNGTGHQSGRIASWLAERPVADPVPLPAEDDVDDWPDDDPAEPGPPGEDDPVPLSLALLTAALDVRGDGYAVQPDGTVVGRWGEAVIQFRRLGRRGEILHARVVATRRLPAARHAEAYAFCNAWNHDRLLPAAYVHDPGDGTLVLAADVTTDLAYGVAPAQLAVLVTAAVSTGAAYAEAVAALP; from the coding sequence GTGACCACCTTCCGCGACCGGGGGCTGGCCGACGCCCTCGCCGACGCCCGGGACCTGCCCGACGGCGAAGCCCGCTGCGCCGAGCTGGAGCGGATCGCCGCCCGGGCCGACGCGACCGGCGACCCGCGTACCGGACTGGCCGCGCGGTTCGCGCTGATCGAGGCGTACCTGCATCTCGGGGAGCGGTGGCGGCTGGTCGAGCCGGTGCGCCGCTGCCTGGCCGCGCTCGACCGGTACCCCGGGCTGCTGGACGGCCGCGCCGGCGACGCCGAACGGCTGCGCCGGCACCAGCGGCAGGCGGTGGAGGCGCTGTTCGGCACCCCGCGGATCAGCCTGGACCAGGCCCGCTCCCTCCTGGACGACCTGGCCGAACGGCTCGGACCGGACGCCGATCCGGTGGCCGAGCTGCGCTGCCGGCTCGCCGACCACCTCGGCGACGAGCCCACCGCCCGCCGCGAGTACGCCCGCTGGCCCGACGGCCGTTCCGACTCGGCGCGCCGGACGCCGCGCCACGATCCGGAACAGCCGGACGGCCGCTCCGGCCCGACGGGGTCGGCGGCACGCGACCCGGCCGCCGCCGGGCGGCGTTCGCGTCGGGGCGGCGATGGGGTCGCTGCCGCCTCTGGAGCTGATGTCGCAGACGATTCAGCGGGCCGGCGGTCCGCCAGCGACATCAGCTCCACGGTGGGGCTGGGGCACGGCTGCCCCGGGTGCGCGCCGGCGCGGCGAGCCGAGCTGCTGGCCGGCTGGGGGGAGCCGGCGGCCGCCCTGGCGGCGCTGCGACCGGTGTTCGACGGTGAGGTGAGCTGCACCGACCAACCGGAACGTGCCCTCGCCGTGGCGCTGCTGCCGTGGCTGCGCACCGGCGCGGCCACCCGCGCCGCCCGGGCGCACGTACGGGCGTACCGCCGGCACCGCCGCGAGCGGACGGCATTCCCGCTGCTCGCCGCGCACCTGCGATTCTGCGCGCTGGGCGGGCACCTGGACCACGGGCTGGACCTGCTGGCCGAGCAGCTGCCCCGGCTGGACCGGCCCGCCGACGACCTGTCCGCGATGGAGTTCGCCGCGGCGGGCGCGCTGCTGTGCGGGTTGGCCGTCGAGGCCGGTCTCGGCGGGCGGCGGATGCACCGCCCGGGGCACGGGGCACGGCCGGCGGCCGAGGTGGACGTCGCCACGCTGGGCGGCCAGCTCCAGGCGCTCGCCATCGAGCTGGCCGGCAGCTTCGACGCCCGCAACGGCACCGGGCACCAGTCCGGTCGGATCGCTTCCTGGCTGGCCGAACGGCCGGTCGCCGACCCGGTGCCGCTGCCCGCCGAGGACGACGTCGACGACTGGCCGGACGACGACCCGGCCGAACCGGGCCCGCCGGGCGAGGACGATCCGGTCCCGCTCAGCCTGGCCCTGCTCACCGCCGCCCTCGACGTACGCGGCGACGGCTACGCGGTGCAGCCGGACGGCACGGTGGTGGGGCGCTGGGGCGAGGCCGTGATCCAGTTCCGCCGGCTCGGCCGCCGGGGCGAGATCCTGCACGCCCGGGTGGTGGCGACCCGCCGGCTGCCGGCCGCCCGCCACGCCGAGGCGTACGCGTTCTGCAACGCCTGGAACCACGACCGGCTGCTGCCGGCGGCGTACGTGCACGACCCCGGCGACGGGACGCTGGTGCTGGCCGCCGACGTCACCACCGACCTGGCGTACGGGGTGGCCCCGGCGCAGCTCGCGGTGCTGGTGACGGCGGCGGTCAGCACCGGCGCCGCGTACGCCGAGGCGGTTGCCGCGCTGCCCTGA
- a CDS encoding winged helix-turn-helix domain-containing protein: MAVPESLSLAQARRVALAAQGFADPAPAGVPTRRHLRRVLDRVGLIQMDSVNVLQRAHYLPLYSRLGPYPTALLDTAAYRRPRRLFEYWGHEASLVPVELHPALRWRMARARDEAWGGMRRIVQEQPELVAWVRDEVAARGPLTAAEIEHDAPRETGNWGWNWSAVKRALEFLFWAGEVTAAERTSSFARRYDLPERVLPAGVLDAPTPSDADAYRTLVAVAARSLGVAAEPELRDYFRLPLAGARRAIAELVEAGELTPVEVQGWRQPAYLHAQARLPRWVRGNTLVSPFDPLVWERARAERLFGFTYRIEIYVPAPQRVHGYYVLPFRQGERFTARVDLKADRKAGVLLVPAAWVEPGVDPGETAVALAAELYRLAGWLGLDAVAPPVAGDLALPLAAALTGLAGVR; encoded by the coding sequence ATGGCCGTACCGGAATCGCTCTCACTCGCCCAGGCCCGACGGGTCGCCCTGGCCGCCCAGGGCTTCGCCGATCCGGCTCCCGCCGGGGTGCCCACCCGCCGGCACCTGCGCCGGGTGCTGGACCGGGTCGGGTTGATCCAGATGGACTCGGTGAACGTCCTGCAACGGGCCCACTACCTGCCCCTCTACAGCCGGCTCGGGCCCTACCCGACCGCGCTGCTCGACACCGCCGCCTACCGGCGTCCCCGGCGACTGTTCGAATACTGGGGGCACGAGGCGTCGCTGGTCCCGGTCGAGCTGCATCCGGCGCTGCGCTGGCGGATGGCCCGGGCCCGCGACGAGGCGTGGGGCGGGATGCGCCGGATCGTCCAGGAGCAGCCCGAACTGGTCGCCTGGGTCCGCGACGAGGTGGCCGCCCGGGGGCCGCTCACCGCGGCCGAGATCGAGCACGACGCGCCCCGGGAGACCGGCAACTGGGGCTGGAACTGGTCGGCCGTCAAGCGGGCGCTGGAGTTCCTGTTCTGGGCCGGCGAGGTGACCGCCGCCGAGCGCACCAGCTCCTTCGCCCGCCGCTACGACCTGCCCGAGCGGGTGCTGCCGGCCGGGGTGCTCGACGCCCCCACCCCGAGCGACGCCGACGCGTACCGCACGCTGGTGGCGGTCGCCGCGCGGTCGCTGGGTGTGGCGGCCGAGCCGGAGCTGCGCGACTACTTCCGGCTGCCGCTGGCCGGGGCGCGGCGGGCGATCGCCGAGCTGGTCGAGGCGGGGGAGCTGACCCCGGTCGAGGTGCAGGGCTGGCGGCAGCCGGCCTATCTGCACGCGCAGGCCCGGCTGCCCCGCTGGGTCCGCGGCAACACCCTGGTCAGCCCGTTCGACCCGCTGGTCTGGGAGCGGGCCCGCGCCGAGCGGCTCTTCGGCTTCACCTACCGCATCGAGATCTACGTGCCCGCTCCGCAGCGGGTCCACGGCTACTACGTGCTGCCGTTCCGCCAGGGCGAGCGGTTCACCGCCCGGGTCGACCTGAAAGCCGACCGGAAGGCCGGGGTGCTGCTGGTGCCGGCCGCCTGGGTGGAGCCCGGCGTCGACCCGGGGGAGACAGCGGTGGCGCTCGCCGCCGAGCTCTACCGGCTCGCCGGCTGGCTCGGCCTGGACGCGGTCGCCCCGCCGGTCGCCGGCGATCTGGCGCTCCCGCTGGCCGCCGCGCTGACGGGCCTGGCCGGTGTACGGTGA